In Clostridia bacterium, the genomic stretch TCTTCGAGATCTCGTTGTCGTTCGGGCCTGCGATCTTGGGGAGCATCTCAACTACGTTTACGTTGGAGCCTACCGAATTGAAGTAGGAAGCGAGCTCCAGACCGATAACGCCGCCGCCGATAACTACGAATTCCTTCGGAACCTCTTCAAGGTCGAGTATCTCGCGGTTCGTTACTGCAAAGCCGCTCTCAACAGCTTCCTTTATGCCCTCGAAGAACGGGGGAACGAAAGCTTCGGAACCGGTAGCGATGATTATGTTCTTGCCCTCGAAGGTCTCGCCGCCTGCTTCTACCATGAAGCCGTCGTCGGTCTTGGCGCAAAGCTTGCCCTCGGCATACTTAACGGTGACCTTAGCCTGCTTCATCGTAAAGCCTACGCCGCCTACAAGAGTCTTTACGACCTTGTTCTTTCTCTTAACAACGAAAGAATGGTCGATCTTCGGATTTTCAACGGAAACGCCGTAATGCGAACCTACGCCGTTTGCATAGTCGAATATCTTTGCGGAATAAAGGAAAGTCTTGGTGGGAACGCAGCCCTCGTTTAAGCAGGTGCCGCCCAGCGCTCTCTTCTCTATAAGAAGAACGTTAAGACCTGCATGGCCAGCTCTTTCCGCTGCCAGGTAACCGCCGGGGCCGCCGCCTAAAACAATTACATCATAGATCATTTTGTGTTTCCTCCTGTAAATATTATTAAATAAAGTAAAATACACCGAAAATGTGAAGAAAAATCATTCACAATATCACAAATTTCATTTTAGCAATTTAGACGCACAGTGTCAAGAAAATAAGAAGATTTCTTGCGAAAAGGGGATAAATAGCGGCAAAATTGTAGAAAACGGCTAAAAAGATTTATACATATACAAGACTTTATAGCTAATTCGGAAAAATGTGCGCCAAATGTTTGCTAATCCTTATTTTTATGATAAAATATAATCACGAAATTATTTTTTGCGCCGCCGAAACGACATATTGCGGCGCGTACTTCAAGGAGGTAAAAATGAGTTTAGACCCAAAAAGAAAGGCCTATCTCGAATCGCTGTGCAGGCAGTTTCGCATAGATGTGATAGAAACTCTGCATTCGGTACAGACCGGTCATCCCGGCGGCTCGTTATCGGTGTGTGAGATCCTCACGGCGATATTTTTTGAGAAAGCGAGGTTCGACGCGAAAAACCCGAAGTGGCCCGGCCGCGACCGTATAGTTTTAAGCAAAGGCCACGCGGCTCCGATGCTTTACCGTATACTCGCCGAGCTTGAGTTCTTCCCGAAGGAGGATCTAAAGACTCTGCGCCAGGCGGGAAGCCACCTTCAGGGACATCCGTCGCCCAATCATACCCCCGGTATAGAGATACCTACGGGTCCTCTGGGCTTCGGCTACTCCGCGGCGCTCGGCATGGCGCTGGCACAGCGCATGGACTATCCCGACGCGTATACTTACGCTATCTTAGGAGACGGCGAAACGAACGAGGGCATCGTTTGGGAGGCCGCTATGTCCGCGTCCAAATTCAAGGCGGACAACTTTATCACCATACTTGACAACAACCACGTACAGCTCGACGGTCCGAGCAGCGTTATCATGCCGATGGGCGATATCCACGCAAAGTGGAGCGCGTTCGGATACAACGTGATACACTGCAACGGCCACGACGTAGAGGACGTATGCGACGCCATAGACGAGGCGAAGGCAAAGAAGGGAATGCCTTCTATAATAATCGCCGAGACCGTAAAGGGCAAGGGCGTATCGTTTATGGAAGGCAACAACAAGTGGCACGGAAGCGCAATAGACGATGAAAGCTATAAGAAGGCCATGGCCGAGCTTAAAGGAGGTGCTTCGGATGCCTAAATCAATAAGAGACGCATACGGCGAAGCATTAAGAAAATACGGCGTGCCCAGTAAGAACGTAGTCGTGCTCGACGCCGACCTTTCCGGCTCCACGAAGTCGGCGCTGTTTGCAAAGGAAGCGCCCGAACGCTTCTTCAACGTGGGCATAAGCGAGAACAACATGGTCGCAATGGCGGCGGGCATGTCCACCTGCGGCAAGACCGTATTCGTAAATACGTTCACTTCGTTCCTTACGACTATAGGCGCATGCGCCGCAAAGGCGCTTATTTCCTACGGCAGGCTCAACGTAAAGATGGCGGGCGCTTACGCCGGCCTTTCGGGCGCATACGACGGACCCAGCCACCACGCGCTTGAGGACGTTGCGATAATGCGCGCGCTGCCCAATTTTACGGTGTTCGTTGCGAGCGACGAGATAATGACGGACAAGCTTACGAAATATCTTGCGCAGGAACACATAGGCCCTGCGTACCTGCGCCTTTCGAGAGAAGCCTTACCCGTAGTTTACTCCGAGAGCGACACGTTCGTTCCCGGCGGCTCGAAGGTGCTCTGCGAGGGAAATGACGCCGTAATATTCACCATGGGCTTTATGGTATCGAAGTCGCTCGAAGCGGCGAAAAAGCTTAAAGAAGAAGGTATTGAGGCAACTGTTATTGACCTTTATTCGATAAAGCCCATAGACCGCGATACCATAGTAAAATACGCCAAAGCCTGCGGCGCCGTAGTTGCGGCGGAGGAGCACAATATCATCGGCGGACTTACGAGCGCCGTGTCTGAGGTGATGCTCACCGAGGGCGCTTACGCGCCGCTCGAGTCGGTGTCGATGCCCGACAGACACGCCGAAACAGGCAAGTATGCCGACCTTACGAAGAAGTTCGGCTTTACCGCCGAGGCCGTAGAGGCTGCCGTAAA encodes the following:
- a CDS encoding transketolase family protein; the protein is MPKSIRDAYGEALRKYGVPSKNVVVLDADLSGSTKSALFAKEAPERFFNVGISENNMVAMAAGMSTCGKTVFVNTFTSFLTTIGACAAKALISYGRLNVKMAGAYAGLSGAYDGPSHHALEDVAIMRALPNFTVFVASDEIMTDKLTKYLAQEHIGPAYLRLSREALPVVYSESDTFVPGGSKVLCEGNDAVIFTMGFMVSKSLEAAKKLKEEGIEATVIDLYSIKPIDRDTIVKYAKACGAVVAAEEHNIIGGLTSAVSEVMLTEGAYAPLESVSMPDRHAETGKYADLTKKFGFTAEAVEAAVKKAIERKGK
- a CDS encoding transketolase, giving the protein MSLDPKRKAYLESLCRQFRIDVIETLHSVQTGHPGGSLSVCEILTAIFFEKARFDAKNPKWPGRDRIVLSKGHAAPMLYRILAELEFFPKEDLKTLRQAGSHLQGHPSPNHTPGIEIPTGPLGFGYSAALGMALAQRMDYPDAYTYAILGDGETNEGIVWEAAMSASKFKADNFITILDNNHVQLDGPSSVIMPMGDIHAKWSAFGYNVIHCNGHDVEDVCDAIDEAKAKKGMPSIIIAETVKGKGVSFMEGNNKWHGSAIDDESYKKAMAELKGGASDA